A genomic stretch from Nitrospirota bacterium includes:
- a CDS encoding transposase, whose protein sequence is MARPLRIEYEGAVYHVTTRGNERKPVFLDKEDRHLFLNLLQKVNERFHWLCHAYCLMDNHYHLVIETPEGNLSKGMRQLNGVYTQAFNKRRDRCGHIFQGRYKAVIIQKESHLLEVSRYVVLNPVRAGAVKSPERWPWSSYRATAGMEQPHAALTTEWILGQFAKTRRTAGRKYGDFVSEGIGNETVWKQLTGQVLLGDEEFSKGLGDRLKGHRDVCEIPKKQRYPNRPDLDQLFKERTARNKDARNRKIAEAVERFGYSQKEIADYLSVHYSTVSKVLKR, encoded by the coding sequence ATGGCGAGACCCTTGAGAATCGAATATGAGGGCGCAGTGTATCACGTCACCACCCGCGGCAACGAACGCAAGCCGGTTTTCCTCGATAAAGAGGACCGCCACCTCTTCCTCAACCTTCTCCAGAAAGTAAACGAACGCTTTCACTGGCTCTGCCATGCCTATTGCCTCATGGACAACCACTATCACCTCGTCATCGAGACCCCCGAAGGAAACCTCTCAAAGGGAATGCGGCAGCTGAATGGAGTTTATACTCAAGCCTTCAACAAACGCCGCGATCGGTGCGGCCATATATTTCAGGGCAGGTATAAAGCGGTAATCATTCAGAAAGAGAGCCACCTTCTTGAAGTGAGCCGCTATGTGGTATTGAATCCGGTGCGGGCCGGAGCGGTGAAGAGCCCGGAGCGGTGGCCGTGGAGCAGCTACCGGGCAACTGCAGGAATGGAACAGCCCCATGCGGCGCTCACGACGGAATGGATACTCGGCCAGTTTGCCAAGACCAGGAGAACTGCCGGGCGGAAGTATGGAGACTTTGTCAGTGAAGGGATCGGAAACGAGACAGTTTGGAAACAGCTCACCGGGCAAGTGCTGCTCGGCGACGAGGAATTCTCCAAGGGGCTCGGCGACCGCCTGAAAGGACACCGCGATGTATGTGAGATTCCCAAAAAACAGAGGTACCCCAATAGGCCCGATCTCGATCAACTATTCAAAGAGCGGACAGCAAGAAACAAGGATGCGCGCAATAGAAAGATCGCTGAGGCAGTAGAAAGATTCGGTTACAGCCAGAAAGAGATTGCTGATTATCTGAGCGTGCATTACTCGACCGTGAGCAAAGTCTTAAAGAGATGA
- a CDS encoding DNA adenine methylase has translation MAIRATGTVKPFLRWAGGKNWLVGHITKFLPMDGFKNYHEPFLGGGSIFLSIKPTKAFLSDLNRELICTYISLQTDPEGLIKILRAYKNTEDFYYTIRGW, from the coding sequence GTGGCTATAAGAGCAACAGGCACAGTGAAACCTTTTTTGAGATGGGCTGGTGGTAAAAACTGGCTTGTAGGTCATATTACTAAGTTTCTGCCTATGGATGGATTCAAAAACTATCATGAACCTTTTCTGGGCGGCGGCTCAATTTTCCTATCAATTAAGCCAACAAAAGCATTTCTCTCAGACTTAAACAGAGAATTGATCTGTACTTACATCAGTTTGCAGACCGACCCTGAGGGCCTTATTAAAATCCTGCGAGCATATAAGAACACTGAGGACTTCTATTACACGATTAGGGGATGGTGA
- a CDS encoding MT-A70 family methyltransferase translates to MTERVLKPAEDFIKYIGSKKYSTILADPPWQFANRTGKMAPEHKRLNRYSTLTLQEIKEVPVSLAVAEESHLYLWVPNALLREGMEVMEAWGFQYKTNIIWHKIRKDGGPDGRGVGFYFRNTTEMILFGIRGKLRTLAPGRSQVNIIKSQKREHSRKPDELYGIIEACSPGPYLELFARGKRKNWHQWGNEVEDYTPSWSTYANHSQRVVSLFERKRRYLP, encoded by the coding sequence ATGACTGAGCGTGTGTTAAAACCAGCTGAAGATTTTATTAAATATATCGGGTCAAAGAAATATAGTACTATTTTAGCGGACCCGCCTTGGCAGTTTGCTAATCGTACCGGCAAAATGGCGCCCGAACACAAAAGGCTAAATAGATATTCAACGCTTACCCTTCAAGAAATTAAGGAGGTACCGGTTTCTTTGGCTGTTGCTGAGGAGAGTCATCTGTATCTGTGGGTACCTAATGCATTGCTCAGAGAGGGAATGGAAGTGATGGAGGCATGGGGCTTTCAATATAAAACAAACATTATTTGGCACAAAATTCGTAAGGATGGCGGGCCAGACGGCCGTGGCGTTGGTTTTTACTTCCGTAATACGACAGAAATGATTCTCTTTGGTATAAGGGGCAAATTAAGGACACTTGCTCCTGGAAGAAGCCAAGTGAACATAATAAAATCACAAAAACGAGAACATTCAAGGAAGCCTGATGAGCTTTATGGAATTATCGAGGCATGCAGCCCTGGGCCTTACCTTGAGCTTTTTGCTAGAGGTAAACGCAAAAACTGGCATCAGTGGGGAAATGAGGTTGAGGATTACACGCCCTCATGGTCAACATATGCGAACCATAGTCAGCGAGTGGTCTCTCTTTTCGAGAGGAAACGAAGGTATCTTCCGTAA
- a CDS encoding BglII/BstYI family type II restriction endonuclease: MGKELLPEFILENYEVYEWKHACAILAQDFPSEWQDIIDLLKQFRFCKSWITVGGGSKSSVSKAIDDFLYARGWVEKKFSTSVKVDEHIMDSPTHKVDCFKNRVALEIEWNNKDPFFDRDLNNFRLLFELRTVSVGVIITRCDHLQELFNDLGRGSSYGQSTTHISKLKPRVEGGSGGGCPILVFGISKKLYDEEC, translated from the coding sequence ATGGGCAAAGAGCTTTTACCTGAATTTATCTTAGAGAATTATGAAGTCTATGAATGGAAGCATGCCTGCGCTATCTTGGCGCAGGATTTTCCTTCAGAATGGCAGGATATCATAGATTTATTAAAACAGTTTCGTTTCTGCAAGAGTTGGATTACTGTCGGGGGAGGAAGCAAGTCGTCTGTATCAAAAGCAATAGATGATTTCTTATATGCGCGTGGTTGGGTAGAGAAAAAATTCTCCACATCGGTAAAAGTAGATGAGCATATAATGGATTCTCCCACGCACAAGGTCGACTGCTTCAAAAATAGAGTGGCATTGGAAATTGAATGGAATAATAAGGATCCATTTTTTGATCGAGATTTGAATAATTTTCGCTTATTATTTGAGTTGAGAACGGTCAGTGTTGGGGTAATTATAACAAGATGTGATCATCTCCAAGAATTATTCAATGATTTAGGTAGAGGCTCATCATATGGGCAATCAACAACTCATATATCAAAATTGAAACCAAGAGTAGAGGGCGGGAGTGGTGGCGGGTGTCCGATTCTCGTTTTTGGGATAAGCAAGAAATTATATGATGAGGAGTGCTAA
- the gyrB gene encoding DNA topoisomerase (ATP-hydrolyzing) subunit B: protein MKEVKEEQQQTNGSYGAEDIKILKGLDAVRKRPAMYIGSTSIDGLHHLVYEVVDNSVDEALAGYCTTIDVVLHHDGSCTVVDNGRGIPTGPHPGDPEGRTAAEIVLTELHAGGKFESSAYKISGGLHGVGVSVVNALSEWLEAEIKQEGQVFQQKFHRGKPQGPLTVVGKTKGRGTTITFKPDAEIFETTEFHYDVLAQRLRELAFLNRGLQISITDERTNQTQTFLYKGGIVSFVEHLNRNKTPLHPKPIYIQGEKDGIIAEIALQYNDSYAENIYTFANNINTREGGSHLVGFKSALTRTANSYATSSGVIKDAKQSISGDDIREGLTAVISVKLPNPQFEGQTKMKLGNSEVKGIVESIVNDTLSTYFEENPSVAKKVIEKAIQAARAREAARKARELTRRKGALEDTGLPGKLADCSEKDPAGSELYIVEGDSAGGSAKQGRDRRFQAILPLRGKILNVEKARFDKMLTSDEIKTLITALGTGIGPEDFDTAKARYHKIVIMTDADVDGAHIRTLLLTFFYRQMPELIEKGYLYIAQPPLFRVKRGKTERYIQNETELMNMLFDLAAEDIKIETAAGPVGGRKLVPHLKKISGYEKLMQWFERKRKDPALISLLLQLGVTQDDLKTKEGAAGLLKKIKEKIPQAKYGEIGFDEEHQAYEFETRRHNYKSKISVSLLVSPEFKELSAIYRDLTQTLGQAPYKIDIKGDTKEAASLPELLAIATESSRKGLNIQRYKGLGEMNPTQLWETTMDPEKRTFLQVTVEDSVKADEMFTILMGDQVEPRKEFITKHALEVKNLDI, encoded by the coding sequence ATGAAAGAAGTAAAAGAAGAACAGCAGCAGACGAACGGCTCCTACGGAGCCGAAGACATAAAGATCCTCAAGGGCCTCGATGCCGTGCGCAAGCGGCCGGCCATGTACATCGGCTCGACCAGCATCGACGGCCTCCACCACCTCGTCTACGAAGTGGTGGACAACAGCGTGGACGAGGCCCTGGCTGGCTACTGTACCACCATCGACGTGGTCCTGCACCACGACGGCAGCTGCACGGTCGTCGACAACGGCCGCGGCATCCCGACCGGTCCCCATCCGGGCGACCCCGAGGGGAGGACAGCGGCAGAGATCGTCCTGACCGAGCTCCATGCCGGCGGCAAGTTCGAGTCGAGCGCCTACAAGATCTCGGGCGGCCTCCACGGCGTCGGCGTCTCGGTCGTGAACGCGCTCTCGGAGTGGCTCGAGGCTGAGATCAAGCAGGAGGGCCAGGTCTTCCAGCAGAAGTTCCATCGCGGCAAGCCGCAGGGACCGCTCACCGTGGTCGGCAAGACCAAGGGCAGGGGCACCACGATTACCTTCAAGCCCGATGCTGAAATATTCGAGACGACCGAGTTCCATTACGACGTGCTCGCGCAGCGGCTGAGGGAGCTGGCGTTCCTGAACCGGGGGCTCCAGATCAGCATCACCGACGAGAGGACGAACCAGACCCAGACCTTCCTCTACAAGGGAGGCATCGTCTCCTTCGTCGAGCACCTGAACCGGAACAAGACCCCGCTCCATCCGAAGCCCATTTATATCCAGGGCGAGAAGGACGGCATCATCGCCGAAATCGCGCTCCAGTACAACGACAGCTATGCCGAGAACATCTACACCTTCGCCAACAACATCAATACCCGCGAAGGCGGCAGCCACCTCGTCGGCTTCAAATCCGCGCTCACGAGGACGGCCAACAGCTACGCCACCTCGTCGGGCGTCATCAAGGATGCCAAGCAGAGCATCTCGGGCGACGATATCAGGGAGGGCCTCACCGCGGTCATCAGCGTGAAGCTCCCGAACCCCCAGTTCGAGGGCCAGACCAAGATGAAGCTCGGCAACAGCGAGGTGAAAGGCATCGTCGAGTCGATCGTCAACGACACGCTCTCGACCTATTTCGAAGAGAACCCCTCGGTGGCGAAGAAGGTGATCGAGAAGGCGATACAGGCTGCCCGCGCGCGCGAGGCTGCGCGCAAAGCCCGCGAGCTCACGCGGAGAAAGGGCGCGCTCGAAGACACCGGCCTGCCCGGCAAGCTCGCCGACTGCTCAGAGAAAGACCCTGCAGGGTCCGAGCTCTACATCGTCGAGGGAGACTCCGCAGGCGGCTCCGCTAAACAGGGCAGGGACCGCAGGTTCCAGGCGATCCTGCCGCTCAGGGGAAAGATCCTGAATGTCGAGAAGGCGCGCTTCGACAAGATGCTCACCTCCGACGAGATCAAGACCCTGATCACCGCATTGGGCACCGGCATCGGCCCCGAGGACTTCGACACCGCCAAGGCGCGCTACCACAAGATCGTGATCATGACCGACGCCGACGTTGACGGCGCCCACATCCGCACGCTCCTCCTCACCTTCTTCTACCGCCAGATGCCCGAGCTGATCGAGAAGGGCTACCTCTACATCGCCCAGCCGCCGCTCTTCAGGGTGAAGCGCGGCAAGACCGAGCGGTATATCCAGAACGAGACCGAGCTCATGAACATGCTCTTCGATCTCGCTGCCGAGGACATCAAGATCGAGACCGCCGCAGGCCCGGTCGGCGGACGGAAGCTCGTGCCCCATCTCAAGAAGATCTCGGGCTACGAAAAGCTCATGCAGTGGTTCGAGCGGAAGCGGAAAGACCCTGCGCTCATCTCCCTGCTGCTCCAGCTCGGCGTGACGCAGGACGACCTCAAGACCAAAGAGGGCGCAGCGGGCCTGCTCAAGAAGATCAAGGAGAAGATCCCGCAGGCCAAGTACGGCGAGATCGGCTTCGACGAAGAGCACCAGGCCTACGAGTTCGAGACGAGGAGGCACAACTACAAGAGCAAGATCTCGGTCTCGCTCCTCGTCTCTCCCGAGTTCAAGGAGCTCAGCGCCATCTACCGCGACCTCACCCAGACCCTCGGCCAGGCCCCGTACAAGATCGACATCAAAGGCGACACCAAGGAAGCCGCGTCGCTCCCCGAGCTCCTCGCCATCGCCACTGAAAGCTCGAGAAAGGGCCTGAACATCCAGCGCTACAAAGGCCTGGGCGAGATGAACCCCACCCAGCTCTGGGAGACGACCATGGACCCGGAGAAGAGGACCTTCCTCCAGGTAACGGTCGAAGACTCGGTGAAGGCCGACGAGATGTTCACCATCCTCATGGGCGACCAGGTGGAGCCAAGGAAAGAGTTCATCACCAAGCATGCGCTTGAGGTGAAGAATCTGGATATATAA
- the dnaN gene encoding DNA polymerase III subunit beta, whose translation MKVTVERAELQKKLSDIQNIVEKKNTMPILSHFLLVAEQGGSYITATDLETAFKEPITLTVGEDGKVCVPAKKLFEIVREMDDEVVLESADAKWLKVKSGKSSFRLACLPFEEFPVWPSLAESGAAEEMELDSALLLEMIDKTLYAAGESDTRYVLNGLLFNIKPDGSLTVVGTDGHRLALSKKTIGSKPKEEKRVIFSRKSLSELRRFLSDEQKTVKLLIGKNHVLFTIDAIQFLTRLIEGTYPNYEQVIPANSDKTLLLDRQTFAKSLRRVSIMSRERSSAVKVDIGDNSLSISASNPDVGEAKDEFGVEYNGDPLTLAFNARYILDALGVMDSEKIMLKLNEPLSPTLIMEDGREDYKYVVMPMRL comes from the coding sequence ATGAAGGTAACCGTAGAACGCGCCGAGTTGCAGAAGAAACTCTCGGATATCCAGAACATCGTCGAGAAAAAGAATACCATGCCGATCCTGAGCCACTTTCTCCTCGTCGCCGAGCAGGGGGGATCATATATCACTGCGACCGATCTCGAGACCGCCTTCAAGGAGCCGATCACCCTCACCGTCGGCGAAGACGGCAAGGTCTGCGTCCCTGCAAAGAAGCTCTTCGAGATCGTGAGGGAGATGGACGACGAGGTGGTGCTCGAGTCTGCCGACGCCAAGTGGCTGAAGGTGAAGTCCGGCAAGAGCAGCTTCCGTCTCGCCTGCCTGCCCTTCGAGGAGTTCCCGGTCTGGCCGTCGCTCGCTGAGTCGGGGGCTGCCGAGGAGATGGAGCTCGACTCAGCGCTCCTCCTCGAGATGATCGACAAGACCCTCTATGCCGCCGGCGAGTCGGACACGCGCTATGTGCTGAACGGCCTGCTCTTCAATATAAAGCCCGACGGCTCCCTGACCGTCGTCGGCACCGACGGCCACCGCCTGGCGCTCTCGAAAAAGACGATCGGCTCGAAACCCAAGGAGGAGAAGCGGGTCATCTTCTCCCGGAAGTCGCTCTCGGAGCTCCGGCGGTTCCTGAGCGACGAACAGAAGACGGTGAAACTCCTGATCGGGAAGAACCATGTCCTCTTCACCATCGATGCGATTCAGTTCCTGACCCGGCTGATCGAGGGCACCTACCCGAACTACGAGCAGGTGATCCCCGCGAACAGCGACAAGACCCTGCTCCTCGACCGCCAGACCTTCGCCAAGTCGCTGAGGAGGGTCTCGATCATGAGCAGGGAGCGGAGCAGCGCCGTGAAGGTCGACATCGGCGACAACAGCCTCAGCATCTCCGCCTCCAATCCGGACGTGGGCGAGGCAAAGGACGAATTCGGCGTGGAGTATAACGGCGATCCCCTGACGCTCGCCTTCAACGCCCGCTACATTCTCGATGCGCTCGGCGTCATGGATTCGGAAAAGATCATGCTGAAGCTCAATGAGCCCCTGAGCCCCACCCTCATCATGGAGGACGGCAGGGAGGATTATAAATACGTAGTAATGCCCATGCGCCTGTAA
- the dnaA gene encoding chromosomal replication initiator protein DnaA, with amino-acid sequence MSVVNIEELWHNSLSKISERVGESLFELWFKPMRLISLKDRVLTVGIPNRFFREWVEDYYPSLLSEAMEGPLGYPVSVKYRIVEKEDAALKKMDSKLENRKNKLAIKGIHLNPRYTFDTFVVGPSNQFAHAASRRVAENPGVAYNPLFIYGGVGLGKTHLMNAIGNAIADKLPEKTICCVSAEQFTNEVISALRHEKMADFKEKYRNVDVMLIDDIQFIANKTTTQEEFFHTFNSLYEKQRQIVISSDRAPMEIADITDRLRSRFSMGLIADIQAPEVETKVAIILKKAAAEKMVIPDEVAYFIATRVKSNIRELEGCLIKLGAHASLTNTPIDTAMAKVVLKDLIAEEERPVTVEGIQKAVCEYFGIKLQDLKAKKRTKEIASARQVAMFIAKQLTNLSLSEIGKYFGGKDHATVIYACRQIEERRNKDEHLNRNIEQLKKRITGF; translated from the coding sequence GTGAGTGTCGTGAACATAGAGGAGCTCTGGCATAACAGTCTGTCGAAGATCTCGGAACGCGTGGGCGAAAGCCTTTTCGAATTGTGGTTCAAGCCGATGCGGCTCATCAGCCTCAAGGACCGGGTGCTGACCGTAGGCATCCCGAACCGCTTTTTCAGGGAGTGGGTCGAGGACTACTATCCCTCGCTCCTCTCCGAGGCGATGGAGGGCCCCCTCGGCTACCCGGTGTCGGTGAAGTACCGTATCGTCGAGAAGGAAGACGCGGCGCTGAAAAAGATGGACAGCAAGCTCGAGAACAGGAAGAACAAACTGGCGATCAAAGGGATCCACCTGAACCCCCGCTACACCTTCGATACGTTCGTGGTCGGGCCCTCGAACCAGTTCGCCCATGCCGCCTCGCGGAGGGTCGCCGAAAACCCGGGGGTTGCGTATAATCCCCTCTTCATCTACGGAGGGGTTGGGCTCGGCAAGACCCATCTCATGAACGCCATCGGCAACGCCATAGCGGACAAGCTTCCCGAAAAGACGATCTGCTGCGTCTCTGCCGAGCAGTTCACCAACGAGGTGATCTCCGCCCTGCGCCACGAGAAGATGGCGGACTTCAAGGAGAAGTACCGCAACGTGGATGTGATGCTGATCGACGATATCCAGTTCATCGCTAACAAGACGACGACCCAGGAGGAGTTCTTCCATACCTTCAACTCCCTCTACGAGAAGCAGCGCCAGATCGTGATCTCGAGCGACCGGGCGCCCATGGAGATCGCGGACATCACCGACCGCCTCAGGTCGCGCTTCAGCATGGGGCTCATCGCTGACATCCAGGCCCCCGAGGTCGAGACGAAAGTCGCCATCATCTTGAAGAAGGCGGCGGCCGAGAAGATGGTCATTCCCGACGAGGTCGCCTACTTCATCGCCACGCGGGTAAAGTCGAACATCCGGGAGCTCGAGGGCTGCCTCATCAAGCTCGGCGCCCACGCCTCGCTCACGAACACGCCCATCGACACGGCCATGGCAAAGGTGGTGCTGAAGGACCTCATCGCCGAGGAGGAGCGGCCGGTCACGGTCGAGGGCATACAGAAGGCGGTCTGCGAGTATTTCGGCATCAAGCTCCAGGACCTCAAGGCGAAGAAGAGGACCAAGGAGATCGCGAGCGCGCGCCAGGTCGCCATGTTCATCGCCAAGCAGCTCACCAATCTCTCGCTGAGCGAGATCGGGAAGTACTTCGGCGGCAAGGACCATGCGACCGTCATCTACGCCTGCCGCCAGATCGAGGAGCGGCGGAACAAGGACGAGCATCTCAACAGGAACATAGAGCAGCTGAAGAAGAGAATTACCGGTTTTTAA
- the prfB gene encoding peptide chain release factor 2 (programmed frameshift) produces MLLQNELKEDVARIKEKVLSLRGYFDVERLQHRLAEIDTELSSEDVWSSPEKLKELNKNKADILESLQPVEALLGKAQYLESSLSVLNEEEGDIFLEELRNETEALKRELEDLELKMLLSGELDKNNAIITIHPGAGGIESQDWAQMLMRMYLRWAERHGYATEVIDSQPGEEAGIKGATFSVEGSYAYGYLKGEAGIHRLVRISPFDQAKRRHTSFSAVLVYPEIKDDAPGPGIEIREEDLKIDTFRASGAGGQHVNKVSSAVRLTHLPTGIIISCQSERSQHRNRERAMKILRSRLYDIAIKEKEKRMEDIVGDKKDISWGNQIRSYTLQPYQLVKDHRTGIEIGNVEAVLDGGIDPFIKGILNARMGKEA; encoded by the exons ATGCTGTTGCAGAATGAATTGAAAGAGGACGTGGCGCGCATAAAGGAAAAGGTGCTTTCGCTCAGAGGTTAT TTTGATGTAGAACGGCTGCAGCACCGGCTCGCTGAGATCGACACCGAGCTCTCTTCCGAGGACGTCTGGTCTTCCCCTGAAAAGCTGAAAGAACTCAACAAAAACAAAGCCGACATCCTCGAATCACTCCAACCCGTCGAAGCGCTACTCGGCAAGGCGCAGTATCTCGAGTCATCCCTGAGCGTCCTGAACGAGGAGGAAGGGGATATATTTCTCGAGGAGCTCCGGAACGAGACCGAGGCGCTCAAGAGAGAGCTCGAGGACCTGGAGCTCAAGATGCTCCTCTCGGGCGAGCTCGACAAGAACAACGCCATCATCACCATTCACCCGGGCGCCGGAGGCATCGAGAGCCAGGACTGGGCCCAGATGCTCATGCGCATGTATCTCAGGTGGGCTGAACGGCACGGCTATGCCACCGAGGTCATCGACTCACAGCCGGGCGAAGAGGCGGGGATCAAGGGAGCCACCTTCTCGGTTGAGGGATCGTACGCCTACGGCTATCTCAAAGGCGAGGCGGGCATTCACCGCCTGGTGCGGATATCGCCCTTCGACCAGGCGAAGAGGAGGCACACCTCCTTCTCGGCAGTGCTCGTCTACCCCGAGATAAAGGACGACGCCCCGGGACCAGGGATAGAGATCAGGGAAGAGGACCTCAAGATCGATACCTTCAGGGCCTCGGGCGCAGGCGGACAGCATGTGAACAAGGTCTCCTCGGCAGTGAGGCTCACGCACCTCCCCACCGGGATCATCATCAGCTGCCAGAGCGAGCGCTCCCAGCACCGGAACAGGGAGAGGGCCATGAAAATCCTCAGGTCGAGGCTTTACGATATCGCGATAAAAGAGAAAGAAAAGAGGATGGAAGACATCGTCGGAGACAAGAAGGACATCTCCTGGGGCAACCAGATCAGGTCGTACACGCTCCAGCCCTACCAGCTGGTGAAAGACCACCGGACGGGCATAGAGATCGGTAATGTCGAGGCGGTGCTCGATGGCGGGATCGATCCTTTCATTAAAGGAATTCTTAACGCCAGGATGGGAAAAGAGGCATGA
- the lnt gene encoding apolipoprotein N-acyltransferase: MHKLGTKFKQWYGPALLSGLLLVLSFPELEFFPLAWAALVPLFLFLYELPDGAAFKAGFLMGIVYFFGTTYWIYHSVHWYGGIPFIPSLLLVLLLALYLSLYTGVFAALYASYSNKSDMPTLLLAPVLWTTLEYLRSYVLSGFPWASIGYSQYRFLPFIQVSDITGIYGISFLVVAVNGAIADILLFNRRRIKRPLASILPAAAGFTLLALALIFTFAYGAYRLYQTRPGHTVRVAVVQGNIEQDRKWDPAYQQAVVDTYRALSFEAARYNPALIVWPETAVPFYFRTHKEWSDYLVSFQQELNAYLLFGGVTKKSTEAGPAYANSAILLDKYGNTTYIYDKIHLVPFGEFVPLRGLLSVVDLTGAIGDYLPGESYIKAITPFGSFGTLICYEIIFPGMVRKFYARGGDFMVNITNDAWFGRTYGPAQHFSMAVFRAVENRKPLVRSANTGISGFIDSNGRIVKKTGLFERTFSVHDVRTDSTLAPYTKYGDIFAYLCIVGSLLLLIGRINKL, from the coding sequence ATGCATAAACTCGGCACAAAATTCAAACAATGGTACGGTCCCGCGCTGCTCTCGGGGCTGCTGCTCGTCCTCTCCTTCCCGGAGCTCGAGTTCTTTCCCCTCGCCTGGGCAGCCCTGGTGCCTCTGTTCCTCTTTCTCTATGAGCTTCCCGACGGCGCTGCATTCAAAGCCGGCTTCCTCATGGGAATCGTCTACTTCTTCGGGACCACCTACTGGATCTACCACTCTGTTCACTGGTACGGGGGAATCCCCTTCATACCGAGCCTGCTCCTCGTGCTCCTCCTGGCGCTCTACCTGAGCCTCTATACCGGGGTCTTCGCCGCCCTGTACGCCTCGTACTCGAACAAATCCGATATGCCGACCCTCCTCCTGGCGCCGGTGCTCTGGACCACCCTCGAGTATCTCCGCTCCTATGTGCTGAGCGGCTTTCCCTGGGCGAGCATCGGCTACAGCCAGTACCGCTTCCTGCCCTTTATCCAGGTTTCGGATATCACCGGCATTTATGGCATCTCGTTCCTCGTGGTGGCGGTCAACGGCGCCATCGCCGATATCCTCCTCTTCAACCGGCGGCGCATCAAACGGCCCCTCGCCTCGATCCTCCCGGCTGCCGCAGGTTTTACCCTTCTCGCTCTCGCCCTCATCTTCACTTTCGCCTACGGCGCCTATCGCCTCTACCAGACGCGGCCCGGGCATACGGTGCGGGTGGCGGTAGTGCAGGGCAACATCGAGCAGGACCGGAAGTGGGACCCCGCCTACCAGCAGGCGGTGGTCGATACCTATCGCGCTCTCTCTTTCGAGGCTGCCCGGTACAACCCCGCGCTTATCGTCTGGCCCGAAACAGCGGTTCCCTTCTATTTCAGGACGCATAAGGAGTGGTCGGACTACCTCGTCTCCTTCCAGCAGGAGCTGAACGCCTACCTGCTCTTCGGCGGGGTGACGAAGAAGAGCACCGAGGCCGGTCCGGCGTATGCCAACAGCGCAATTCTCCTTGATAAATATGGAAATACAACCTACATTTATGATAAAATACATTTGGTCCCGTTTGGAGAGTTCGTCCCGCTCAGGGGCTTGCTCTCTGTTGTTGACCTGACCGGTGCGATCGGTGATTACCTGCCGGGGGAGAGCTACATCAAGGCGATCACCCCGTTCGGCAGTTTCGGGACGCTCATCTGCTATGAGATCATATTTCCCGGGATGGTCAGGAAGTTCTATGCGAGGGGCGGCGACTTCATGGTAAACATCACCAACGACGCCTGGTTCGGCAGGACCTATGGCCCGGCGCAGCACTTCAGCATGGCGGTCTTCAGGGCGGTCGAGAACAGGAAGCCGCTGGTACGCTCGGCCAACACCGGCATATCGGGCTTCATCGACAGCAACGGCAGGATCGTGAAGAAGACGGGCCTCTTCGAGAGGACGTTCAGCGTGCATGATGTAAGGACCGACAGCACCCTCGCGCCCTACACCAAATACGGCGACATCTTCGCCTATCTCTGCATCGTGGGCTCGCTGCTGCTGCTGATCGGGAGAATAAATAAATTATAA
- the kdsB gene encoding 3-deoxy-manno-octulosonate cytidylyltransferase, with the protein MPAIAVIPSRYASTRFPGKPLCPLLGKPMIQHVYERVRKAALVTQVVVATDDERIYTAVEEFGGTAVMTSRDHQSGTDRIAEAIMLLEAKAPGLVCDPVVNVQGDEPLIMPAMVDDVVRLMEDGRTAIGTLVKRIDAAAEVDDPNVVKAVFDEEGFALYFSRAPIPYHRDLFGAEGWKDRASALAMYKHIGIYAYRRKVLAALSALPPSKLEMKEKLEQLRALEKGLKIKIKETSYETIGVDTPLDVERVERCLSLYS; encoded by the coding sequence ATGCCTGCTATTGCTGTAATACCGTCGCGCTACGCCTCGACCCGTTTCCCGGGAAAACCTCTCTGCCCCCTTTTAGGAAAACCGATGATTCAGCATGTTTATGAGCGGGTTCGGAAGGCTGCCCTGGTCACGCAGGTGGTCGTAGCCACCGATGACGAAAGGATTTATACCGCTGTCGAGGAGTTCGGCGGGACCGCGGTCATGACCTCCCGGGACCACCAGTCCGGAACGGACAGGATCGCGGAAGCGATAATGCTCCTCGAGGCGAAGGCGCCCGGCCTGGTCTGCGATCCGGTAGTGAATGTCCAGGGCGACGAGCCGCTGATCATGCCCGCCATGGTGGACGACGTGGTGCGGCTGATGGAGGACGGGCGCACCGCCATAGGAACGCTGGTGAAGAGGATCGATGCTGCTGCCGAGGTCGACGACCCCAACGTGGTGAAAGCGGTCTTCGACGAAGAGGGCTTCGCCCTCTACTTCTCGCGCGCGCCCATCCCCTACCATCGCGATCTCTTCGGTGCGGAAGGGTGGAAGGACAGAGCCTCCGCGCTGGCGATGTACAAGCATATCGGCATCTATGCCTACCGGAGGAAGGTCCTGGCGGCCCTCTCCGCGCTGCCGCCGTCGAAGCTCGAGATGAAAGAGAAGCTGGAGCAGCTCCGCGCGCTCGAAAAAGGGTTGAAGATAAAAATAAAAGAGACATCCTATGAGACTATCGGGGTGGATACGCCTCTGGATGTGGAGAGGGTTGAACGATGCCTAAGTTTATATTCATAA